The window GACAGTCAGTTACTCTTCGGCGAGGCAGTTTACACCACCTGTTCTTGTTTTGTTAGCTCTTTGGCAGCAAGAGCCGCTTCAATCGTTTCAATGGGTCGTCTGCCCATGTTGCGATAGCCCCGGTGAGGCCTTTCGTAATTGTAGTGATGGAGCCATCTGTCCAGATTCTCCTGTAGTTCCTCCACGGAGGTGTAGA is drawn from Deltaproteobacteria bacterium and contains these coding sequences:
- a CDS encoding transposase, whose translation is YTSVEELQENLDRWLHHYNYERPHRGYRNMGRRPIETIEAALAAKELTKQEQVV